The Palleronia sp. THAF1 genome window below encodes:
- a CDS encoding trans-sulfuration enzyme family protein — MAWPDGTGRAVGTPLQPSVVYGAESPDALDAIYEGRETGFTYAREAHPNAALLAAKVDALEGLSGGIATGSGMAAVSCAIMGLVEAGDHVIGGDQLYGRSLRMMTDELPRMGVATTRVDPTNAAAVKAAIRPETKLILVEVVSNPTLRIADIDGIAAVAKEAGILLVVDNTFTTPRGIRPARHGADIVIHSVTKLLAGHSDATLGYVCATDPALNERMRVFAVTLGLTASPFDCWLAERGIFTFEMRYDRAEASAALLADHIADLPGVTKVLYPGRADHPDHARAQTLLKGRNGNMVTFEVAGGREAANRLVRAAPNIAFAPTLGDVATTLSHPATSSHRGLTPEGRAELGLSEGSFRVSVGMEPPELLCAEFEAAIRAAQG; from the coding sequence ATGGCGTGGCCCGACGGCACGGGCCGCGCGGTGGGTACGCCGTTGCAACCTTCGGTCGTCTACGGAGCCGAAAGCCCCGATGCGCTGGATGCGATCTACGAAGGCCGCGAAACTGGCTTCACCTATGCGCGCGAGGCGCATCCGAACGCAGCGCTGCTGGCTGCGAAGGTGGACGCTTTGGAGGGCCTTTCGGGCGGTATCGCCACCGGCTCCGGTATGGCGGCAGTCTCTTGCGCGATTATGGGGCTTGTGGAGGCGGGCGATCACGTCATCGGCGGCGACCAGCTGTACGGGCGCAGCCTGCGGATGATGACGGACGAGTTGCCGCGCATGGGCGTGGCGACCACCCGCGTCGATCCCACAAATGCGGCCGCGGTGAAGGCAGCGATCCGGCCGGAGACCAAGTTGATCCTCGTCGAGGTCGTGTCGAACCCTACGCTGCGCATTGCCGATATCGACGGCATCGCGGCTGTCGCGAAAGAGGCGGGCATCTTGCTGGTGGTGGACAACACCTTCACCACCCCGCGCGGCATCCGGCCCGCGAGGCACGGTGCGGATATTGTGATCCACTCGGTCACCAAGCTGCTGGCGGGCCATTCCGACGCGACACTGGGCTATGTTTGCGCCACCGATCCTGCCCTGAATGAGCGGATGCGCGTTTTTGCCGTTACGCTGGGTCTGACGGCCAGCCCCTTCGACTGCTGGCTGGCCGAGCGCGGTATCTTCACGTTCGAAATGCGCTATGACCGGGCAGAGGCGAGCGCCGCGCTATTGGCCGATCACATCGCCGATCTGCCGGGCGTCACCAAGGTGCTGTATCCCGGTCGTGCGGATCATCCCGACCATGCCCGCGCGCAAACCCTGCTGAAGGGGCGCAACGGCAATATGGTAACGTTCGAAGTGGCAGGCGGGCGCGAGGCGGCGAACCGTCTGGTCCGCGCCGCACCCAACATCGCCTTCGCGCCGACGCTGGGGGATGTGGCCACGACGCTTAGCCATCCTGCCACGTCCTCTCACCGTGGTCTGACGCCAGAGGGGCGCGCCGAGCTGGGTTTGTCCGAAGGGTCGTTCCGCGTGTCCGTCGGGATGGAGCCGCCGGAGCTTTTGTGCGCCGAGTTCGAGGCCGCGATCCGGGCGGCGCAGGGGTAG